In Malaclemys terrapin pileata isolate rMalTer1 chromosome 10, rMalTer1.hap1, whole genome shotgun sequence, the following are encoded in one genomic region:
- the LOC128844768 gene encoding COMM domain-containing protein 4-like isoform X2 produces MRFRFCGDLDCPDWVLAEISTLAKISSVKLKLICGQVLKDLQGEGIDYEKILKLTSDAKFESGDVKATIAVLSFILSSAAKHSVDSDSLSSELQQLGLPKEHATGLCRSYEEKQSPLQDSLRTRSLRLNRLDSVSWRVDHTLSSSELQTVNEPLVHLKFTVRDGDRGVTEPFAMTMSAEKFRVLLAELRQAHAMMKTLS; encoded by the exons ATG AGGTTCCGGTTCTGCGGAGACTTGGACTGTCCTGACTGGGTCTTGGCCGAAATCAGCACCTTGGCCAAAATA TCCTCGGTGAAGCTGAAGCTCATCTGTGGCCAGGTGCTCAAGgacctgcagggagaggggattGAT TATGAAAAGATCCTGAAGCTAACATCGGATGCCAAGTTTG AGTCCGGGGACGTGAAGGCCACTATTGCCGTGCTCAGCTTCATCCTCTCCAGTGCAGCCAAACATAGCGTAGACAGCGACTCTCTGTCCAGCGAGCTGCAACAGCTGGGGCTGCCCAAAG AACATGCCACAGGATTGTGCCGGTCCTACGAGGAGAAACAGAGCCCCCTGCAGGACAGCCTGAGGACACGCAGCCTGAGAT TGAACCGTCTGGACTCTGTGTCCTGGAGGGTGGATCACACGCTCAGCTCCAGTGAGCTCCAGACGGTCAATGAGCCCCTTGTGCACCTGAAGTTCACCGTGCGAGACGGGGACCGAGGCGTGACAGAGCCCTTTGCCATGACCATGTCGGCAGAGAAGTTCCGGGTCTTACTGGCAG AGCTGAGACAGGCCCACGCCATGATGAAAACTCTCAGCTGA
- the LOC128844768 gene encoding COMM domain-containing protein 4-like isoform X1: MSQALSACFPAAPRGPVRGGVCPCPLSSLLQMMNCKGQAKSRAVGSYVNCMGLSKLPPCREEPCCHTESQRFLLLSPESGDVKATIAVLSFILSSAAKHSVDSDSLSSELQQLGLPKEHATGLCRSYEEKQSPLQDSLRTRSLRLNRLDSVSWRVDHTLSSSELQTVNEPLVHLKFTVRDGDRGVTEPFAMTMSAEKFRVLLAELRQAHAMMKTLS; encoded by the exons ATGAGCCAAGCTCTTTCTGCCTGTTTCCCTGCTGCCCCTCGTGGCCCAGTGCGAGGTGGCGTCTGTCCGTGCCCCCTCTCTAGTCTCTTGCAGATGATGAACTGCAAAGGACAGGCCAAGTCAAGGGCTGTTGGATCCTACGTCAATTGTATGGGTCTGTCAAAGCTGCCTCCCtgcagggaagaaccctgctgcCATACAGAGTCCCAAAGGTTTCTCCTCCTCTCGCCAGAGTCCGGGGACGTGAAGGCCACTATTGCCGTGCTCAGCTTCATCCTCTCCAGTGCAGCCAAACATAGCGTAGACAGCGACTCTCTGTCCAGCGAGCTGCAACAGCTGGGGCTGCCCAAAG AACATGCCACAGGATTGTGCCGGTCCTACGAGGAGAAACAGAGCCCCCTGCAGGACAGCCTGAGGACACGCAGCCTGAGAT TGAACCGTCTGGACTCTGTGTCCTGGAGGGTGGATCACACGCTCAGCTCCAGTGAGCTCCAGACGGTCAATGAGCCCCTTGTGCACCTGAAGTTCACCGTGCGAGACGGGGACCGAGGCGTGACAGAGCCCTTTGCCATGACCATGTCGGCAGAGAAGTTCCGGGTCTTACTGGCAG AGCTGAGACAGGCCCACGCCATGATGAAAACTCTCAGCTGA